From the genome of Malus domestica chromosome 04, GDT2T_hap1, one region includes:
- the LOC103434302 gene encoding protein ASYMMETRIC LEAVES 2 isoform X2: MASSSTNSPCAACKFLRRKCQPECVFAPYFPPDQPHKFANVHKVFGASNVTKLLNELHPHQREDAVNSLAYEADMRLRDPVYGCVGVISLLQHQLRQLQMDLTCAKSELSKYQNLTASHGLIAAAAAAAATATAAAHTHSNNNNNNNDHDHHLHLQSSSLNNLGMGINLISGGGGREHYPNQFFPRDRDHHYYHQQQMMFRSLDGGNNYDASLLAMNAAAGGIYGQLSQQFQQTRAAAGDDRRTIDPS; encoded by the coding sequence ATGGCATCGTCGTCGACAAATTCGCCATGCGCGGCGTGTAAGTTCCTGCGACGCAAGTGCCAGCCAGAGTGCGTATTTGCGCCATACTTCCCACCGGACCAGCCGCATAAGTTTGCTAATGTTCACAAAGTTTTTGGGGCCAGCAACGTCACTAAACTGCTCAATGAGTTGCACCCACACCAGCGTGAGGACGCCGTCAACTCGCTCGCCTACGAGGCCGATATGCGCCTCCGCGATCCCGTCTACGGCTGCGTTGGAGTCATCTCTCTCCTCCAACACCAACTCCGCCAACTTCAGATGGATCTGACCTGTGCTAAATCCGAACTCTCCAAATATCAAAATCTCACTGCCAGCCACGGACTCATAGCCGCCGCCGCTGCTGCCGCCGCAACTGCCACTGCTGCCGCCCACACCCACAGtaacaataacaataataataacgATCACGACCATCATCTACATTTACAGTCCTCTTCACTCAACAACTTGGGGATGGGCATCAATCTCATTTCAGGCGGCGGAGGCcgagaacactaccccaaccagTTTTTTCCCAGAGATCGAGATCATCATTACTATCATCAGCAACAGATGATGTTTAGGAGCCTTGATGGCGGAAACAACTACGATGCAAGCCTTCTTGCCATGAACGCTGCTGCAGGGGGCATTTATGGCCAACTCAGTCAACAGTTCCAGCAAACTAGGGCTGCTGCTGGTGACGACCGCCGAACCATTGATCCTTCTTAA
- the LOC103434302 gene encoding protein ASYMMETRIC LEAVES 2 isoform X1 — MYKRRKRWKMASSSTNSPCAACKFLRRKCQPECVFAPYFPPDQPHKFANVHKVFGASNVTKLLNELHPHQREDAVNSLAYEADMRLRDPVYGCVGVISLLQHQLRQLQMDLTCAKSELSKYQNLTASHGLIAAAAAAAATATAAAHTHSNNNNNNNDHDHHLHLQSSSLNNLGMGINLISGGGGREHYPNQFFPRDRDHHYYHQQQMMFRSLDGGNNYDASLLAMNAAAGGIYGQLSQQFQQTRAAAGDDRRTIDPS, encoded by the exons ATGTataag AGGAGGAAGAGGTGGAAGATGGCATCGTCGTCGACAAATTCGCCATGCGCGGCGTGTAAGTTCCTGCGACGCAAGTGCCAGCCAGAGTGCGTATTTGCGCCATACTTCCCACCGGACCAGCCGCATAAGTTTGCTAATGTTCACAAAGTTTTTGGGGCCAGCAACGTCACTAAACTGCTCAATGAGTTGCACCCACACCAGCGTGAGGACGCCGTCAACTCGCTCGCCTACGAGGCCGATATGCGCCTCCGCGATCCCGTCTACGGCTGCGTTGGAGTCATCTCTCTCCTCCAACACCAACTCCGCCAACTTCAGATGGATCTGACCTGTGCTAAATCCGAACTCTCCAAATATCAAAATCTCACTGCCAGCCACGGACTCATAGCCGCCGCCGCTGCTGCCGCCGCAACTGCCACTGCTGCCGCCCACACCCACAGtaacaataacaataataataacgATCACGACCATCATCTACATTTACAGTCCTCTTCACTCAACAACTTGGGGATGGGCATCAATCTCATTTCAGGCGGCGGAGGCcgagaacactaccccaaccagTTTTTTCCCAGAGATCGAGATCATCATTACTATCATCAGCAACAGATGATGTTTAGGAGCCTTGATGGCGGAAACAACTACGATGCAAGCCTTCTTGCCATGAACGCTGCTGCAGGGGGCATTTATGGCCAACTCAGTCAACAGTTCCAGCAAACTAGGGCTGCTGCTGGTGACGACCGCCGAACCATTGATCCTTCTTAA
- the LOC108173855 gene encoding uncharacterized protein, giving the protein MNSNSIPNGASLRGGSRRRVPGIPLINGGRKDDRDHDQDLILFQELQKRENERKIVSLLQPVSDEFEPNGGNCNTEAVEPRNGRPKSPKPKPKIPVRRSVTPSQRRSSCSSTGTSVLSKAQTKNRTTPVAVDPRLNQKPATNINIIRPSASVDTRAKRSANYNVVGETSAPVDFLSSSDMAMGLGGVLKMDYSKIKPTGSATTTTTTTSRGVSAASTDHLIVDGFSNEKPANVRTEQRSTSATRGGRGRTSTTPTHLIQSKAAAPATASKPIRRQSCSPSIYSGRKVLEGTIQVQDITSMKIHSSLNNTPILKGRIQTGNNGTQVLGSRMVQRVMNARNEVAHHEEIKDHKKPNPRFLININQNSGFGRMHGTHA; this is encoded by the exons ATGAATTCGAATTCTATACCGAATGGCGCAAGCTTAAGGGGTGGTAGCAGGAGGAGAGTTCCCGGGATACCTTTGATCAACGGAGGACGGAAGGATGACAGAGATCACGATCAAGATCTTATTCTGTTCCAGGAGTTGCAAAAGCGCGAAAATGAACGCAAAATCGTCAGCCTCCTCCAACCTGTTTCTGACGAGTTTGAGCCAAATG GTGGCAATTGCAACACAGAGGCAGTTGAACCAAGAAATGGGAGGCCCAAatctccaaaaccaaaaccgaaaatCCCGGTGAGAAGAAGTGTCACCCCGAGTCAAAGACGAAGCAGCTGCAGCAGCACAGGCACAAGTGTATTATCCAAGGCCCAAACAAAAAACAGAACGACACCAGTCGCAGTTGATCCTCGCTTGAACCAGAAACCAGCAACgaatattaatattattaggCCATCAGCATCCGTTGACACAAGAGCAAAAAGATCAGCAAATTATAACGTGGTCGGTGAAACATCAGCTCCAGTAGATTTCTTATCCTCCTCGGACATGGCAATGGGATTGGGAGGAGTGTTGAAGATGGACTATTCGAAAATAAAGCCAACGGGgtcagcaacaacaacaactactACTACTAGTAGAGGTGTCTCTGCTGCCTCCACTGATCATCTAATTGTAGATGGATTTTCTAACGAGAAACCGGCTAATGTGAGGACAGAACAACGCTCGACTTCTGCTACACGAGGAGGACGAGGTAGAACTAGTACGACCCCGACTCACCTGATCCAGTCCAAAGCTGCTGCACCAGCAACTGCTTCAAAACCAATAAGGAGGCAGTCATGCTCACCAAGCATCTATAGCGGTCGGAAAGTACTGGAAGGCACGATCCAGGTTCAGGACATTACTTCTATGAAAATTCACAGCAGCTTGAATAATACTCCAATTTTAAAAGGAAGAATTCAAACAGGAAACAATGGAACCCAAGTTCTGGGAAGCAGAATGGTGCAGAGAGTGATGAATGCTAGAAACGAAGTTGCTCATCATGAAGAAATAAAAGATCATAAAAAACCAAATCCGCGGTTTCTGATTAATATTAATCAAAACTCTGGTTTTGGAAGAATGCACGGTACTCATGCCTAG